Sequence from the Gloeocapsopsis dulcis genome:
TATTGAAAGAAAGTAACTCAGCACCACGTTTTCATCAAGCCATGGGTAAGATAACCGCTAAAATGCACAATACCCTTTGGGACATTCTCAACTGTCCCTATCACGGAATGACGAAAAGAATGTATCTCGAAAGCAAAACTTTGGAATTGCTCGTTTTACAACTCAATCAATGGAGCGACGATCGCAACTCTACTTTAACCTGCACCCTACAGCGTGAGGACATTGAGCGAGTATACCATGCTAGAGAAATTTTAAGCCGTAGTTTAAATAATCCACCATCATTGATGAACTTAGCTCGCCAAGTGGGATTGAACGATTACAAATTAAAGATGGGTTTTCGGCAACTTTTTGGCACAACAGTATTTGGCTATTTACAAGCTTGTCGGATGGAACAAGCAAAACAACTTTTGAATGAACGCAGTTTAAGTGTTGCAGGAGTAGCTCACACAGTTGGTTACGCCAGCCAGAGTCGATTTTGTCACGCCTTCAAGCGCCAATTTGGGATGACTCCTAGTACCTATCGTCGAGCCTAGTAAATACCAAAAGATCCGGATCGGACAAAAAAAAATCCGTTTGCGACAAAATGCGATCGCCCAAACCGCATATTCTCAATACTAATTGCGAAAGTCTCTTAAGAACTTTGCACATTAACTGTATCCGTGTGGTGTAGGAGGATATGCAACAGCAAATATCAATATCAATTGCAGCGATCATTACTGTACTGATGACTCAAGCGGTACAAGCGAACGAGATAGCCGAATTAGAAAAACCACTGCGTTTGGGTGAGATAAATCGTCCTGCGACTACCGTTAAGGAATGGCTAGCGCAATCTTCAGATCCCATTCAAGTGACTGGAGTACGACTAAATGCTACCGCGACTGGGTTAGAGGTGATTTTAGATACAGAACAACTCGTGTCACCTGTAACTTCGGTAGTTGGTAATGCGCTGATTATAGATATTCCTAATGCAGTACTGGTATCACCTGATGGTCAACTCCAGACAGCGAATCCAGCACAAGGAATTGCCTTCACATCTGTTATTAACTTACCAAATCGGGTTCGAGTTACCGTTACAGGCATGAATGCACCACCGACTGCTAGCGTCCAATCAAAAGAAGCAGGAATTGTCCTCAGCGTAACGCCAGGAGTAGCAGAAACTGAAACGGTTGAGGACGATACGATTCAAATTACCGTCACAGGAACGCAAGACGAAGGATACAATCCCTCAGCAGCAACCACCGGAACGCGAATTGAAGCACCCCTGCGTGATGTGCCCCTTACCCTCCAGGTGATTCCGCGCCAGGTTATCGAAGATCGTCAGATTATCCGTTTGACTGAAGTGGCTGATAACGTTCCAGGTGTAGAAACTTCTTCAGGGTATGGCGGACTCGCTTCTAATGATTATTACATCCGAGGATTTAAAACTGGGGAAAGCTTTCGGAATGGATTTCGAGATTTTACATTCATCAGCCCACGCGATCCTGCCAATGTCGAGCAAGTCGAATTCCTGAGAGGTCCCGCCTCCGTGCTGTATGGCGGTGGATCTAACCTCAGTGGCGCTGTTAATACTATTACAAAACGTCCTTTAGCTGATCCCCGCTATGAAGTAAATGGCACAATTGGTAACTACGGATTCTACCGATCAGCAATTGACTTGACAGGACCACTTGTAGATGACGGTTCCTTATTATACCGACTTAACCTTGCTTATACTAACGCGGATAGTTTTCGTGATTTTAATGAGAGTCAGAGCATCTTTGTTGCGCCTGTGCTGACGTGGAATATTGGACCGCGAACGACGCTCACAACTGAGTTTGAGTATCAAAATTACGACTACGTATTCGATCGCGGCTTTCCACCAGGGGAAGTGTTTTTACAGTTACCACGCGATCGCTTTTTGTTTGAACCTGATGTTAATCGGGCGCAGTTTAATTCTTACTACTTTGGCTACAACCTTGAACATGAATTGAACGATCAATGGAAAGTTCGCCAAGGATTTGGTGGGCTGATTATCAACGGAGAAACAGAAGCCGCTGTTCTTGGTAATTACTCTTCACCGTTTGTCGATGACGATGGTAGGACATTACAACGCGACGCACAAAGAAGTGATGAGCAGCAAGAAAACTTTTCACTACAAACGGAAGTTATTGGTGAGTTTAGTACAGGTTCGATCAATCACAATCTCCTGTTTGGACTTGAATATGCCCGCTATCGCTTTGCCTACGATTTCTTTGATGCCACACTAGGACCAATCGATATTTTTAATCCAGTTTACGGTGCTAGACCTGGTACATATGTTCCTAGCTCTTTTGAAGAATATGGCACGCGAAACATTGGTATTTATCTACAGGATTTAGTCTATCTCACACCAAACCTGATTGTTCTAGCTGGAGGACGGCTCGATTTTAATAACTCGTTTTACCGCGACACACTCAACAATACAACCAACAGCGAGCGATCGGAAACATCCTTCTCTCCGCGATTGGGAATTGTTTACCAACCTGGTGAAAATACATCGCTATATTTTAATTGGGCAAATGCATTTACACCAACTGTTTTGGGTGGCATAACACGGGCTGGACAACCTTTTGAGCCTGAACGCGGACAACAATTCGAGATTGGACTCAAACAAGATTTTAGCGATCGCCTCTCGGCTAACTTAGCGTTTTACCATCTCACCCGTCAAAACGTTTCCACCCCTGACCCAGAAGACCCCGATTTCAGCATTCAAACTGGAGAACAAACCAGCCGAGGAATTGAATTAGATGTCAGAGGGGAAATCTTGCCTGGTTGGAATATGATTGCAACCTATGCCCTTACCGATGCCTTTGTCAGCGAAGACAACGATCTTCCAGTAGGCGATCGCCTGGCAGGAATTCCCAAAAACACTGCCAGTTTATGGAGCACTTACGAGATTCAAAGCGGTGATTGGCAAGGCTTGGGGTTTGGTCTAGGTTTAGTCTACGTCGATGAACGAGAAGCCCAACTGCCAAATACCACCGTTACATTACCGTCCTACTTCCGCACCGATGCCAGCCTTTTCTACCGACGTGATAATTGGCGTGCTGCTGTAAATTTCAAAAATCTGTTCAGTGTGGAGTACTTCAACACGCAAGGCTTTTTCATGACGCCTCAAGCTTCCTTTACGGTATTAGCAAATATTTCTGTAGAGTTCTGATGTCAGCAACACCATCCACGACACTATGAACATCATCCGTTGGCTGCGCTTCATTTTGTTGATCATCATGTCCTTCAGCATTGTGTCAGCTTGCGGTAGCCGCTCAGCTCAAATTGTCCCTTCGC
This genomic interval carries:
- a CDS encoding helix-turn-helix transcriptional regulator produces the protein MKTITDAEYTEQWEASLQKHYLAYNTDGFDRVGKCQHQYSQDYFWEIQLRPGLMVEFIEDDYHRCLCKETYHDDSVTLVSKFYLSGVHRVLTPSVKGVKEDYEEKAGYSYLFFLPDIREIEISPANQRLQFLRIILELDLFRSFSTDFDILPAELQLLKESNSAPRFHQAMGKITAKMHNTLWDILNCPYHGMTKRMYLESKTLELLVLQLNQWSDDRNSTLTCTLQREDIERVYHAREILSRSLNNPPSLMNLARQVGLNDYKLKMGFRQLFGTTVFGYLQACRMEQAKQLLNERSLSVAGVAHTVGYASQSRFCHAFKRQFGMTPSTYRRA
- a CDS encoding TonB-dependent siderophore receptor; its protein translation is MQQQISISIAAIITVLMTQAVQANEIAELEKPLRLGEINRPATTVKEWLAQSSDPIQVTGVRLNATATGLEVILDTEQLVSPVTSVVGNALIIDIPNAVLVSPDGQLQTANPAQGIAFTSVINLPNRVRVTVTGMNAPPTASVQSKEAGIVLSVTPGVAETETVEDDTIQITVTGTQDEGYNPSAATTGTRIEAPLRDVPLTLQVIPRQVIEDRQIIRLTEVADNVPGVETSSGYGGLASNDYYIRGFKTGESFRNGFRDFTFISPRDPANVEQVEFLRGPASVLYGGGSNLSGAVNTITKRPLADPRYEVNGTIGNYGFYRSAIDLTGPLVDDGSLLYRLNLAYTNADSFRDFNESQSIFVAPVLTWNIGPRTTLTTEFEYQNYDYVFDRGFPPGEVFLQLPRDRFLFEPDVNRAQFNSYYFGYNLEHELNDQWKVRQGFGGLIINGETEAAVLGNYSSPFVDDDGRTLQRDAQRSDEQQENFSLQTEVIGEFSTGSINHNLLFGLEYARYRFAYDFFDATLGPIDIFNPVYGARPGTYVPSSFEEYGTRNIGIYLQDLVYLTPNLIVLAGGRLDFNNSFYRDTLNNTTNSERSETSFSPRLGIVYQPGENTSLYFNWANAFTPTVLGGITRAGQPFEPERGQQFEIGLKQDFSDRLSANLAFYHLTRQNVSTPDPEDPDFSIQTGEQTSRGIELDVRGEILPGWNMIATYALTDAFVSEDNDLPVGDRLAGIPKNTASLWSTYEIQSGDWQGLGFGLGLVYVDEREAQLPNTTVTLPSYFRTDASLFYRRDNWRAAVNFKNLFSVEYFNTQGFFMTPQASFTVLANISVEF